In Spirosoma aureum, a single genomic region encodes these proteins:
- a CDS encoding heparinase II/III domain-containing protein, whose translation MEAVETSSLFLTDAEKEAIITSQDPVLLAFREALRLRVTKRLRTTGLQAENPVLGWWYPCAEHLSDAAMLYALEPTDTVATWLRNTTLHIARLPTSDWVGPWFRDHTKPFTGHLETAHICWGMSAVVSLAPDIFTVSELAELRANLYEKGVVLCRRWLRKNSHLGNWRGIMASGAVVASAALDNDELIAEFTPEVARMAQAFQPDGSYGESLQYGNYLANALMLTYESLIRKYPAYTRQLTIDAYGRGMAWMAQSMLYRKPMANRSEGSASGYSWGEEPRARSVNFNDSAALFRPSGDLLLHVAARYDDPAQAGLARWLFQKYYEPSPTQGPHDLATFGMLNDWGFLTLPLLAKACAPLSPSVAKLPLTVSYSNGNTFVRDAWAGKSVLAIQAGNNDGVYAPGHLQGDLNSFVLAYNQERLLVDPGHSCYRNLTHGLESASQTHNTCTFLIEQDTLGLQEDLAKIKLLEQRNVLSRRVIHADGTLGMPVERGGRLVTVQRKGEVSLVISEVANAYGKPIQEFTRSWIQVGAHVTLVFDRIRASDPVRTVWNWLINNRDGQSVSQIEGNTLTIGRHQAGLKLWHMGEATLAGPVYAFLHDAYHPEPAQPGEGRSGSGLLFRHTAAKKATSISGLHVIVADDVAAIDGWTVTKTEQTLEISKPDITIHLSGTYDDTLSLALESNGTIYSIRDCELTTNL comes from the coding sequence ATGGAGGCCGTTGAAACATCAAGTCTGTTCCTGACGGATGCCGAAAAAGAAGCCATCATAACGAGCCAGGACCCGGTGTTGCTCGCCTTTCGAGAGGCCCTGCGATTGCGGGTTACCAAGCGATTGCGCACAACTGGCCTTCAGGCTGAAAATCCCGTTTTGGGATGGTGGTATCCCTGTGCGGAACACTTGTCGGATGCCGCGATGCTGTATGCCCTTGAACCAACCGATACAGTGGCGACCTGGCTTCGCAATACGACGCTGCACATTGCCCGCCTGCCCACCTCCGACTGGGTGGGGCCGTGGTTTCGGGATCATACAAAACCGTTTACCGGGCACCTGGAAACAGCGCACATTTGCTGGGGAATGTCCGCCGTAGTAAGCCTGGCTCCTGATATTTTTACGGTCAGTGAACTAGCCGAACTTCGGGCGAATCTGTACGAAAAAGGCGTGGTATTATGCCGTCGCTGGCTTCGGAAAAATAGTCATCTGGGCAATTGGCGGGGTATTATGGCGTCTGGTGCAGTCGTTGCATCGGCGGCTCTGGATAATGACGAATTGATCGCGGAGTTTACGCCCGAAGTGGCTCGAATGGCGCAGGCTTTTCAACCTGATGGTTCATACGGCGAGTCATTGCAGTATGGAAACTACCTGGCCAACGCCCTGATGCTGACCTACGAATCGCTGATTCGGAAATACCCGGCCTATACCCGGCAACTGACTATTGATGCTTACGGGCGGGGAATGGCCTGGATGGCTCAAAGTATGCTGTATCGGAAACCAATGGCTAATCGGAGTGAAGGCTCTGCTTCAGGATACTCTTGGGGAGAAGAACCAAGGGCCAGATCCGTAAACTTCAATGATTCGGCAGCTTTGTTTCGGCCTTCCGGCGACCTGCTACTCCATGTTGCTGCCCGATATGACGATCCTGCACAAGCTGGACTTGCCCGCTGGTTATTCCAGAAATATTACGAACCTTCCCCAACACAGGGACCGCATGATCTGGCAACATTTGGTATGCTCAACGACTGGGGTTTCCTGACGCTCCCCTTGCTGGCAAAAGCCTGTGCCCCCCTTTCTCCTTCAGTGGCTAAGTTGCCGCTGACGGTTAGCTATTCAAATGGGAATACCTTCGTGCGGGATGCCTGGGCTGGGAAATCAGTGCTGGCCATTCAGGCGGGTAATAATGATGGCGTATATGCTCCTGGTCACTTGCAGGGTGATCTAAACAGCTTTGTATTGGCTTATAATCAGGAACGGCTGCTGGTCGACCCAGGCCATAGCTGTTACCGAAACCTGACTCATGGCCTGGAGAGTGCCAGTCAGACCCATAACACCTGTACGTTTCTGATCGAACAGGATACATTGGGCTTGCAGGAAGATCTGGCAAAAATTAAACTGCTGGAACAACGAAATGTATTGTCCCGGCGAGTCATTCATGCCGATGGAACGTTGGGCATGCCGGTGGAGCGGGGAGGCCGTCTGGTGACTGTTCAGCGGAAAGGGGAGGTATCGCTGGTTATCTCGGAAGTTGCCAACGCTTACGGAAAACCCATTCAGGAGTTTACGAGGAGCTGGATTCAGGTGGGCGCACACGTTACGCTCGTGTTTGACCGAATTCGGGCCAGCGATCCCGTACGCACCGTCTGGAACTGGCTGATCAATAACCGGGATGGTCAATCGGTCAGTCAGATCGAAGGCAATACCCTGACGATAGGCCGGCATCAGGCCGGGTTGAAGCTGTGGCATATGGGAGAGGCAACGCTGGCCGGACCGGTATATGCCTTTCTGCATGATGCTTACCATCCCGAACCCGCCCAGCCAGGAGAGGGACGATCCGGCAGCGGTTTACTGTTTCGCCATACTGCTGCGAAAAAGGCGACGTCTATCAGTGGACTGCATGTTATTGTGGCAGATGATGTGGCCGCTATCGATGGCTGGACGGTGACGAAAACAGAACAGACCTTGGAAATTAGTAAGCCTGACATAACCATTCATCTGTCCGGTACGTATGATGACACATTATCGCTCGCCCTGGAAAGTAATGGAACTATCTATTCAATCAGGGACTGCGAATTGACAACCAACTTATGA
- a CDS encoding VOC family protein produces MTDSLFLGVDHPAVAANDVEALADWYCRVLGYQRWFRHQKPVWMLLAPDQTLLEIMPKDQTARPERTTWTPGWSHVALRVTNIDSAIAHLNEHGIVWGGELTNAIGGGRVRNFFDPDGNMLQILERPLPIQSY; encoded by the coding sequence ATGACCGATTCTTTATTTCTGGGTGTAGACCATCCTGCTGTAGCCGCCAACGATGTGGAAGCGCTGGCCGATTGGTATTGCCGTGTATTGGGCTATCAACGCTGGTTTCGTCATCAAAAGCCAGTCTGGATGCTGTTAGCCCCCGACCAGACTCTGTTAGAAATTATGCCGAAAGACCAAACGGCCCGACCTGAGCGCACAACCTGGACACCCGGCTGGTCGCATGTGGCACTGCGGGTAACCAATATTGACAGCGCCATTGCCCATTTAAATGAACATGGCATTGTCTGGGGCGGTGAGTTGACGAATGCCATTGGCGGAGGTCGTGTCCGCAATTTTTTTGATCCGGATGGCAACATGCTTCAGATTCTGGAACGCCCCTTACCGATTCAATCCTATTAA
- a CDS encoding zinc-dependent alcohol dehydrogenase, which yields MKAAYYTGNQQFIVKETTPEPLNPGMVRLNVAYCGVCGTDVHIYHGKMDQRVRMPQVIGHEVSGEIAEIGAGVTGWQVGDRVAVRPLQPGIEDPSDNGQRHIGKNLKFIGIDTSGGMQAYWNVPAYTLHRLPDNLSLQLGALAEPLAVACHDVRMSQLKSGENAVIIGGGPIGLLIALVARNRGANILISEPNPIRLALCRSLAIPAVNPLDDDLAKEVEVFTNGAMADVVFEVSGVAAGVQTMTQLVRARGRIVMVAIHSEPKTIDLFRFFWRELQLIGARVYEPEDFDEAIELAASGKLPLDQLVTQISPLDEIQRVFETIDNNPAGMKYLLKCAE from the coding sequence ATGAAAGCGGCTTATTACACCGGAAATCAGCAGTTTATAGTCAAAGAAACCACCCCCGAACCACTAAATCCAGGTATGGTTCGGCTGAACGTCGCTTATTGTGGCGTTTGCGGAACGGATGTCCATATATATCATGGCAAAATGGATCAGCGGGTACGAATGCCTCAGGTTATTGGGCATGAGGTTTCGGGTGAGATTGCGGAGATCGGAGCGGGGGTCACTGGCTGGCAGGTTGGTGATCGGGTGGCCGTTCGGCCTTTGCAGCCGGGCATCGAAGATCCGTCTGACAATGGCCAGCGACACATCGGCAAGAACCTGAAATTTATTGGCATCGATACATCGGGTGGGATGCAGGCGTATTGGAATGTGCCTGCGTATACGCTTCACCGGTTGCCCGATAATTTATCCCTGCAACTGGGAGCACTTGCTGAACCGCTGGCTGTAGCTTGTCATGATGTTCGGATGAGCCAGTTGAAATCGGGCGAAAACGCTGTCATTATTGGGGGTGGGCCAATTGGCCTGCTGATTGCATTAGTGGCCCGAAATAGAGGAGCCAACATCCTGATTTCAGAGCCAAACCCGATCCGTCTGGCGTTGTGCCGGTCGTTGGCCATTCCGGCAGTTAATCCGCTGGACGATGATCTGGCGAAGGAAGTCGAAGTGTTTACCAATGGGGCAATGGCTGATGTTGTCTTTGAGGTATCGGGCGTGGCCGCTGGCGTACAAACCATGACACAACTGGTTCGGGCGCGGGGGCGAATTGTGATGGTAGCGATTCACAGTGAACCGAAAACGATCGATCTATTTCGCTTTTTCTGGCGGGAATTGCAACTCATCGGAGCACGCGTCTACGAACCGGAAGATTTCGACGAAGCGATTGAACTGGCTGCGTCCGGAAAATTACCCCTTGATCAGCTTGTTACACAAATTTCGCCCCTGGACGAGATTCAGCGCGTATTTGAAACAATTGACAACAATCCAGCCGGAATGAAATATTTGCTCAAATGTGCTGAATGA
- a CDS encoding DUF4886 domain-containing protein: MIYLRYVRKNRALLFFLLFTVEAAFSQPTSSAGNGGKHPLRLFLIGNSFSQNATRYLPQLSKEGGHDLVIGRAEIGGSSLQRHWDHAEAAEQNPDDPKGKPYGGKSLKMLLSEGVWDVVTIQQASILSGDVETYRPYARKLYEYVKKLQPNATVVFHQTWAYRTDSKDFSQIAARDSARSAEQMWEKSRAAYHTMANELGIPIIPNGDAFWRINSTAKWAYQKDNAFNYRQPQSPALPDQTHSLHMGYRWDKDKLAFDSHHANEAGCYLGALVWYGFLFDESPVKLTFCPEGIAPDFAKQLRKTAWSTVKKERKTSAYVLADAEK, encoded by the coding sequence ATGATTTACCTCAGATACGTTAGAAAGAATCGAGCACTACTTTTCTTCCTGCTTTTTACTGTTGAAGCGGCCTTTTCGCAGCCCACATCATCAGCTGGCAATGGTGGAAAGCACCCCTTACGCTTATTTCTTATCGGAAATAGTTTTTCGCAAAATGCGACCAGATACCTGCCCCAGTTAAGCAAAGAAGGGGGGCATGATCTCGTCATTGGGCGCGCCGAAATTGGGGGTAGCTCGCTGCAAAGGCACTGGGATCATGCAGAAGCCGCCGAACAGAATCCGGATGACCCGAAAGGCAAACCATATGGAGGGAAATCCCTGAAGATGCTGTTGTCGGAAGGAGTCTGGGATGTCGTTACCATTCAGCAGGCTTCCATCCTTTCCGGTGATGTGGAAACCTATCGGCCCTACGCGCGAAAGCTGTATGAGTACGTCAAAAAACTACAGCCTAATGCTACGGTTGTTTTTCATCAGACCTGGGCATATCGAACTGATTCAAAAGATTTTAGCCAGATTGCAGCCAGAGATTCTGCCCGGAGCGCAGAGCAAATGTGGGAAAAATCGAGAGCGGCTTATCACACTATGGCCAATGAATTAGGCATTCCGATCATTCCGAATGGCGACGCGTTCTGGCGGATCAATTCGACGGCTAAATGGGCTTATCAAAAAGACAATGCGTTTAATTATCGTCAGCCGCAATCACCCGCCCTTCCCGACCAGACTCATTCCTTGCATATGGGCTATCGCTGGGATAAAGACAAACTGGCTTTTGACTCTCATCACGCAAATGAGGCTGGTTGTTACCTTGGCGCCCTGGTTTGGTACGGTTTCCTATTTGACGAATCGCCGGTTAAACTGACCTTTTGCCCTGAAGGAATTGCGCCAGATTTTGCGAAGCAGCTGCGAAAAACGGCCTGGTCAACAGTGAAAAAAGAACGAAAAACGTCGGCTTACGTACTGGCCGATGCCGAAAAGTAA
- a CDS encoding RraA family protein encodes MEVITNSYPIRKVEVNYDWQEIQTRYLRLYAGLVSDALEHLGYHQQCMASGIYPLTNVMKVAGPAFTAHGIATPSRDEKVHDIRLGMFKSMMPGIVQIRDTQGDMSCGHFGEISATAAAAHGCVGAVIDGSTRDSNYLIDMNFPTFCRFRNPVEAFGRFMVVDYQIPIFVKGMDGLLKVNPGDYIFGDNDGVVVVPQDLTIQVLELAEEWFASESQSRQAMATGRDPFDVYKEFGRF; translated from the coding sequence ATGGAAGTTATCACGAATTCGTATCCTATTCGGAAAGTAGAGGTAAATTATGATTGGCAGGAAATTCAGACCCGATACCTCCGATTGTATGCGGGACTCGTATCCGACGCACTCGAACATCTTGGTTATCATCAACAATGCATGGCCAGTGGCATTTACCCACTCACCAACGTAATGAAAGTCGCTGGCCCTGCTTTTACGGCTCACGGCATTGCCACCCCCAGCCGCGACGAGAAAGTCCACGACATTCGGTTGGGCATGTTCAAAAGTATGATGCCGGGCATTGTGCAGATACGGGATACGCAGGGAGATATGTCATGTGGGCATTTTGGTGAAATCTCGGCTACGGCTGCGGCCGCTCATGGATGCGTGGGAGCAGTAATAGACGGATCAACCCGCGACTCCAACTATCTGATCGACATGAACTTCCCTACATTCTGCCGGTTTCGAAATCCAGTCGAAGCATTCGGCCGATTCATGGTCGTTGATTACCAGATTCCAATTTTCGTTAAAGGGATGGATGGTTTATTGAAAGTAAATCCGGGCGACTATATTTTCGGTGATAACGATGGCGTTGTCGTGGTTCCTCAGGACCTGACGATTCAAGTGCTGGAACTGGCCGAAGAATGGTTTGCCAGCGAATCGCAGAGTCGTCAGGCTATGGCTACCGGTCGAGATCCTTTTGATGTCTATAAAGAATTTGGCCGTTTTTAA
- a CDS encoding SMP-30/gluconolactonase/LRE family protein: protein MNRRTFLTNTTLLSGMMMTNSTDAFSLQSDLRSIPNLLCLWDFSGKQPLQASGKYAYVLQEPTGPIPVIKGGVLSGYSLDIKEHEYLTIPRAECPGLNIRGKNAQVTVLAWVKRQPKSNGSSECEAIAGLWNETQKKRQYCLFLNIRLHESGEQVCGHISGVGGPTPGEKWCIDVAIGQTPVLFDEWTFVAMIYDGQQIKSYRNGTFDGRANRNPYPYAEGIFDGGDDGADFTVGAVHRLGRIGNDFVGQLGGLAIFDRALSEQEIQQIHQKYPLNNPGRLSTLATGLNFPEGPAFAPDGSLWAVELKGESLVQYHNGNLKRFRVGGGPNGMAIDGQGKIWYCDSAQRAIRRFDPETEKTETILDQIDGEPLNKPNDLAFDSAGNLVFTCPGESRQEPTGYVAVRTRDGTVKKITTGKYFPNGLAFSADGKTLILAETYRHRLWKGAWNAETGDWTDAAVWATVQGPQGPGGPDGMAFGEEGNLYVAVYGTGKIHVINKHGAVVHQIDLPGQNPTNCAFDPSGRLGLVITEAEKGHLIAYKTPLKGSLKIL from the coding sequence ATGAACAGACGGACTTTTTTAACGAATACAACTCTACTCAGCGGTATGATGATGACCAACTCTACTGACGCGTTTTCGCTTCAATCAGATCTGCGTTCAATACCCAATCTGTTGTGTCTATGGGATTTTTCGGGGAAGCAGCCGTTACAGGCCAGCGGAAAATATGCGTATGTATTGCAGGAGCCAACCGGTCCGATTCCGGTCATAAAAGGTGGTGTTCTGTCTGGTTATTCGCTCGACATCAAAGAGCATGAATACCTGACCATTCCCCGAGCCGAATGCCCCGGCCTGAACATTCGTGGCAAAAACGCGCAGGTAACCGTGCTGGCCTGGGTAAAACGGCAACCCAAAAGTAACGGCAGCTCCGAATGTGAAGCCATTGCTGGCCTCTGGAACGAAACCCAGAAAAAACGCCAGTACTGCCTGTTTTTAAACATTCGCCTTCATGAAAGTGGCGAACAGGTTTGTGGCCATATTTCGGGCGTAGGCGGTCCAACCCCCGGCGAAAAATGGTGCATCGATGTGGCCATTGGTCAAACGCCTGTTCTGTTCGATGAATGGACGTTTGTGGCCATGATCTACGATGGGCAGCAAATCAAATCGTACCGCAACGGTACGTTCGACGGACGGGCGAATCGCAACCCGTATCCGTATGCCGAAGGAATTTTCGACGGAGGTGACGATGGCGCTGATTTCACCGTTGGGGCGGTTCATCGATTAGGCCGGATAGGCAATGATTTTGTTGGGCAACTCGGTGGTTTAGCCATTTTCGATCGGGCGCTATCCGAGCAGGAAATCCAACAGATTCACCAGAAATATCCCCTCAACAATCCGGGCCGACTAAGCACGCTGGCTACAGGACTAAACTTCCCCGAAGGCCCGGCCTTTGCGCCCGATGGCAGTCTGTGGGCCGTTGAGTTAAAAGGCGAAAGTCTGGTTCAGTATCACAATGGAAACCTGAAGCGCTTTCGGGTGGGTGGTGGCCCCAACGGTATGGCCATTGATGGACAGGGAAAAATCTGGTATTGCGATTCTGCCCAGCGAGCCATTCGCCGTTTCGACCCCGAAACAGAAAAGACCGAAACCATCCTCGATCAGATCGACGGCGAGCCGCTCAATAAACCCAACGATCTAGCCTTCGATTCGGCCGGTAATCTGGTCTTTACATGCCCCGGCGAATCGCGTCAGGAACCAACGGGCTACGTTGCCGTTCGGACGCGCGACGGAACAGTCAAAAAGATCACAACCGGTAAATACTTCCCGAATGGACTGGCATTCAGTGCAGATGGAAAAACGCTGATTCTGGCTGAAACCTACCGACACCGACTCTGGAAAGGAGCCTGGAATGCTGAAACCGGCGACTGGACCGATGCAGCCGTATGGGCAACCGTACAGGGCCCACAGGGACCAGGCGGGCCAGATGGTATGGCCTTCGGCGAAGAGGGTAATCTCTACGTAGCCGTTTACGGGACGGGTAAAATTCACGTCATCAATAAACACGGTGCCGTTGTCCATCAGATTGACCTGCCGGGCCAAAATCCCACCAACTGTGCATTCGATCCGTCGGGTCGCCTGGGCCTGGTCATTACGGAAGCAGAAAAAGGCCATTTAATCGCCTACAAAACACCTTTGAAAGGTAGTCTCAAAATTCTATAA
- a CDS encoding spinster family MFS transporter — protein MVDSAPPITRKPTGYRWELLLLLWLAFFLNQADRQIFSVVLPLIRDDLGLTDAELGLIASALVWTYGLLVPIAGFIGDRFSRRNILGFCLLFWSFATLMTGFCSTVFQFILLRGVATGGGEAFYAPSANALLGETYRENRSFALSIHQTAVYFGIILSGLIAGYIGERYGWQNAFYLFGSLGIVLAVVFFSRIPKDIATPATRSQQPLLAEIGETARIVIRKPTVIMLTLGFGCMVFVNVGYLTWMPSFLVDKFGMSLTDAGFSALFYHHLGAFLGVLSGAKIADHYAKTNPRSRLVVQALGLLLGAPFIYWISMSQTQIMTYIALFLFGIFRGWYDSNIVASLYEVVSPKIRSSAYGLVLACAFLIGASAPYLLGVLKPTLGLTAGLASLSGVYVLGSLFIGSGAIWFFDKDRELSV, from the coding sequence ATGGTTGACTCTGCCCCCCCTATTACCCGCAAACCAACCGGCTATCGCTGGGAGTTGCTGTTGCTGCTTTGGCTGGCATTTTTCCTGAATCAGGCCGACCGGCAGATTTTCAGCGTGGTGTTGCCCCTCATCCGGGACGATCTGGGATTGACCGACGCCGAACTGGGCCTTATCGCTTCGGCATTAGTCTGGACGTATGGCTTACTCGTACCCATAGCCGGTTTCATCGGCGACCGGTTTTCGCGCCGGAATATCCTGGGCTTTTGCCTCTTGTTCTGGTCATTTGCCACGCTGATGACGGGTTTCTGTTCAACCGTTTTTCAATTCATTTTGCTACGGGGTGTAGCAACTGGTGGTGGCGAAGCGTTCTATGCCCCATCGGCCAATGCGCTCCTGGGTGAGACCTATCGGGAGAATCGATCCTTTGCCCTTTCGATTCACCAGACCGCCGTTTACTTCGGCATAATTTTAAGCGGTCTTATTGCAGGGTACATTGGGGAGCGATACGGCTGGCAAAACGCTTTCTATTTGTTCGGTAGCCTCGGCATTGTGCTGGCTGTCGTGTTTTTCAGCCGGATTCCGAAGGACATCGCAACGCCCGCAACCCGTTCACAACAGCCCTTATTGGCAGAGATCGGCGAAACGGCACGTATTGTGATTCGAAAACCAACGGTCATCATGCTGACGCTGGGTTTCGGCTGCATGGTTTTTGTCAACGTTGGCTATCTGACCTGGATGCCCTCATTCCTGGTCGATAAGTTTGGAATGAGCCTGACCGATGCGGGTTTTTCGGCCTTGTTCTATCATCACCTCGGGGCCTTTTTGGGCGTGCTATCAGGTGCTAAAATCGCTGACCATTACGCAAAAACGAATCCCCGAAGCCGTCTGGTCGTGCAGGCATTGGGCTTATTGCTGGGTGCGCCCTTTATCTACTGGATCAGCATGAGTCAGACCCAGATCATGACCTACATAGCCTTATTTCTGTTTGGCATTTTTCGGGGCTGGTATGATTCCAACATTGTCGCTTCGCTCTATGAAGTGGTTTCGCCGAAAATACGGTCGTCGGCTTACGGGCTTGTACTTGCCTGCGCCTTCCTGATTGGAGCCTCGGCCCCTTATCTGCTGGGTGTGCTGAAACCTACACTTGGCCTGACAGCGGGTCTGGCGAGTTTATCGGGGGTTTATGTGCTGGGTAGCCTGTTCATCGGTAGCGGGGCCATCTGGTTTTTCGATAAAGACAGAGAACTCAGCGTATGA